A genomic stretch from Setaria viridis chromosome 1, Setaria_viridis_v4.0, whole genome shotgun sequence includes:
- the LOC117855633 gene encoding RNA-binding protein P, translating to MGRKRKRPRKVEPPAERVHRESTGEEVDGEDSVTTNPPMAGPAVSVEREEVSEAAAAEEDKDIGELLEPFTREELLELLTDACLRSPALLARVAASAASDAAHRRLFVHGLGPGATSAALASAFAPFGAFDECHAVADRATGRCRGYGFVTFRRRCDARRALADSSKRVDGRPVACQLAALGPVARSSSSDRKLFVDNVPERAAHDDLRGLFSKFGEIEEGPLGADRATGLFRGYAIFLYKTPEGLRKALEEPTKVFDGCELQCRRAYRGSNPKHAAATPTDTGVQSNGGAVTAVLSSVQAKDLALTSKPSLLQLNQSVGLKAKGSSSATAIALFRQNVPAGGAGILGAAPVTTAVPSSLVHGTSSTPPSHCGAAIGHVGLNDAARAGASPMVSVIGSNNSASLGAAKNTMPPSLHPGQLSTRPGLIQHYLGR from the coding sequence ATGGGTCGGAAGCGGAAGCGGCCCCGCAAGGTCGAGCCGCCGGCGGAGCGAGTCCATCGGGAGTCGACCGGCGAAGAAGTCGACGGCGAGGACTCCGTGACGACGAACCCACCAATGGCGGGGCCTGCGGTTTCCGTCGAGCGCGAGGAGGTGTcggaggcggctgcggcggaggaggacaAAGATATCGGCGAGCTACTGGAGCCGTTCACCAGGGAGGAGCTCCTGGAGCTCCTCACGGACGCCTGCCTCCGGAGCCCCGCCCTCCTCGCCCGcgtcgcggcctccgccgcctccgacgccgCGCACCGGCGCCTCTTCGTGCACGGCCTCGGCCCGGGCGCTACCTCCGCAGCGCTGGCCTCCGCATTCGCCCCCTTCGGCGCGTTCGACGAGtgccacgccgtcgccgaccgcGCCACGGGCCGCTGCCGAGGCTACGGCTTCGTCaccttccgccgccgctgcgacgCGCGCCGCGCTCTCGCCGATTCGTCCAAGCGCGTAGACGGCCGGCCCGTCGCCTGCCAGCTCGCCGCCCTCGGCCCCGTCGCacggtcctcctcctccgaccgcAAGCTTTTCGTCGACAACGTGCCCGAGCGCGCCGCGCACGACGACCTGAGGGGGCTCTTCTCAAAATTCGGCGAGATCGAGGAGGGACCCCTCGGCGCCGACCGGGCCACAGGGCTCTTCCGCGGGTACGCCATCTTCTTGTACAAGACGCCCGAGGGGCTCAGGAAGGCCCTCGAGGAGCCCACCAAGGTGTTCGACGGGTGCGAGCTCCAGTGCCGGCGCGCATACAGGGGGAGCAATCCGAAGCATGCTGCCGCCACACCCACAGACACAGGTGTGCAGAGCAATGGTGGCGCCGTTACCGCGGTATTGTCCTCCGTCCAGGCCAAAGACCTTGCATTGACATCCAAGCCCTCGCTGCTTCAGTTGAATCAGTCGGTTGGGCTGAAGGCGAAGGGGAGTAGCTCAGCCACGGCCATAGCTCTCTTTCGTCAGAATGTccctgctggtggtgctggtaTCCTTGGTGCGGCCCCTGTCACCACGGCTGTGCCCTCTTCGCTGGTTCATGGCACATCAAGCACACCACCAAGTCATTGTGGGGCTGCAATTGGGCATGTTGGATTGAATGACGCTGCTAGAGCTGGTGCATCACCCATGGTGTCTGTAATTGGGTCGAACAATTCAGCATCACTGGGAGCTGCAAAGAATACCATGCCACCTTCTTTGCATCCTGGTCAGTTGTCGACTAGGCCTGGCTTGATACAGCACTACCTGGGAAGATAG
- the LOC117841988 gene encoding protein VERNALIZATION 3 — MSRDPLVVGNVVGDILDPFIKSASLRILYNNRELTNGSELKPSQVVNEPRIEIAGRDMRTLYTLVMVDPDSPSPSNPTKREYLHWLVTDIPESTNVSFGNEVVSYESPKPTAGIHRFVFILFRQSVRQTIYAPGWRPNFNTRDFSALYNLGPPVASVFFNCQRENGCGGRRYIR, encoded by the exons ATGTCAAGGGACCCACTTGTCGTTGGAAACGTAGTTGGAGATATCTTGGACCCATTTATCAAATCAGCATCACTCAGAATCCTATACAACAATAGGGAACTGACTAATGGGTCAGAGCTCAAGCCGTCACAAGTAGTCAATGAACCAAGGATTGAGATTGCTGGGCGTGACATGAGGACCCTTTACACTTTG GTGATGGTGGATCCTGACTCACCGAGTCCAAGCAATCCAACCAAAAGAGAATACCTTCATTG GTTGGTGACAGATATTCCAGAATCAACAAATGTAAGCTTTG GAAATGAGGTAGTAAGCTATGAAAGTCCAAAGCCAACTGCTGGAATACATCGCTTTGTCTTTATCCTCTTCCGCCAATCCGTCCGGCAGACTATTTATGCACCAGGATGGAGACCAAATTTCAACACAAGAGACTTCTCAGCACTTTATAATCTAGGACCACCCGTGGCCTCAGTGTTCTTCAACTGCCAAAGGGAGAACGGGTGTGGTGGCAGACGATACATTAGATGA
- the LOC117860770 gene encoding vesicle transport protein GOT1 produces the protein MAYEISEIKKIGIGLVGFGILFSFLGVILFFDRGLLALGNIFFLTGVGLLLGWQSMWQLFTKKANLKGSIPFFIGLFLLFVRWPVAGIIMELYGSFVLFSGYGPPIQAFLYQIPIIGWILQYPFQLFAQLRRKRA, from the exons ATGGCCTACGAGATCAGTGAGATCAAAA AGATTGGCATAGGTCTGGTGGGATTCGGCATCCTATTCTCGTTCCTTGGTGTTATCCTTTTCTTCGATAGGGGCTTGTTGGCTCTGGGTAAT ATTTTCTTTTTGACTGGAGTGGGCCTATTACTTGGATGGCAATCTATGTGGCAACTTTTCACGAAGAAGGCAAACCTTAAG GGATCCATACCTTTCTTCATTGGTCTGTTTCTTCTTTTTGTCCGTTGGCCTGTTGCTGGTATAATCATGGAACTATATGGATCTTTTGTGCTCTTCAG TGGTTATGGGCCTCCCATCCAGGCGTTCCTATATCAAATACCTATCATTGGTTGGATTCTGCAATACCCATTCCAG CTGTTTGCTCAGTTGAGGCGTAAGCGTGCTTGA